In the genome of Lacerta agilis isolate rLacAgi1 chromosome 2, rLacAgi1.pri, whole genome shotgun sequence, one region contains:
- the LOC117042775 gene encoding zinc finger protein 418-like: protein MFERTPTHPGQQTMFWQVLPEDDGNDLSFGEQKRCCIKRETSQRGETLPEDIYRASVEVPQWGFPLTSETHEQRCEEKGRPKKKPVEREGEHNERTEVIPGVVILTSSGPVEGEKLPFSGYGRKHNDKSGLVVSHPGEDPSERPLWGKESQTKHCFCKARGMLAGGKQHAPAECGRNSFVGHQNICPEEEPKESLEGGQSFRCRLQNRQDVPSGRKKHECSTCRKSFTSRAGLTRHQRIHTGEKPYRCLECGKSFSRGENLWRHRRVHTREKPYKCFHCRKCFSQRGDLKIHQRIHTGEKPYKCPECDKSFRRRQHLMGHQRTHSRE, encoded by the exons ATGTTTGAAAGGACTCCAACACATCCAGGCCAGCAGACTATGTTCTGGCAAGTCCTGCCAGAGGACGATGGAAATGACCTGTCTTTTG GTGAACAAAAGAGATGCTGCATCAAGAGGGAGACATCTCAGCGGGGAGAGACTTTGCCAGAGGACATATACAGGGCAAGCGTAGAAGTACCTCAGTGGGGTTTTCCTCTGACGTCTGAAACTCACGAGCAGCGGTGTGAGGAGAAAGGGCGACCGAAGAAGAAGCcagtggagagagagggagaacacaACGAGCGCACAGAAGTTATTCCAGGTGTTGTTATCCTGACCTCCTCAGGGCCCGTAGAGGGGGAGAAGCTTCCGTTTTCTGGGTACGGGAGGAAACACAATGACAAGTCAGGGCTTGTTGTGAGTCACCCTGGGGAAGATCCCAGCGAACGTCCTCTGTGGGGCAAAGAAAGCCAGACAAAGCATTGCTTCTGTAAAGCTCGGGGGATGCTTGCAGGAGGGAAACAACATGCACCTGCCGAGTGTGGAAgaaactcttttgttggccaccagaATATTTGCCCAGAAGAGGAACCCAAGGAAAGCCTTGAGGGTGGCCAAAGTTTCAGATGCAGGCTGCAGAATCGTCAAGATGTTCCTTCAGGAAGGAAGAAGCATGAATGTTCCACATGTAGGAAAAGCTTCACTTCCAGAGCAGGTTTAACAAGGCACCAGAGGATTCATACTGGAGAGAAACCCTACAGATGCCttgagtgtgggaaaagcttcagccgGGGAGAAAACCTGTGGAGACACCGGAGGGTCCACACTAGAGAGAAACCTTACAAATGTTTTCACTGCAGGAAATGTTTCAGTCAGAGAGGGGACTTGAAGATTCATCAGAGAATCCATACCGGAGAGAAACCGTACAAATGTCCTGAATGCGATAAGAGCTTCAGGCGGCGACAGCACCTGATGGGCCATCAGAGGACCCATAGCAGGGAGTAA
- the LOC117042713 gene encoding zinc finger and SCAN domain-containing protein 31-like, whose amino-acid sequence MKMIEQKYASSEPKGGPEGATKPIRAVYSEYTTKQSGCGASEDGKGGPGKRRQERWEAQWQQFLRTLQPLHPECRSPPETPESAPWEDAKAFLASFEQVAKACRWPRGEWAARLLPALSGEADEAFQSLEAGDREDYGKVKAAILRGAALRTEAERQHFRQFCCQQVEDPRRIHLQLQDLCHQWLKPERRSKEQILELLVLEQFLASLPPELQSWIRAGGPESCSQAVALAEEFLMGSQQDLDEAAEWQDACMDSVDSEEVRSDVAQGRIYRDGEISLLGEQDRCWMKMEKSQLGENSPKEMHRELAGEFRQDISAVTPGIPEQKNNSKGQQEKQLVKRETQCSGLSGVIAVSVSETSAVATDSGKTCRRKYKSEKPFECPTSARDSQSVCCLEKLQGILRGEKQNTLPACGENLCGREEFVGHQDSRTEESSHECPEDEKRFRHRHRNNNSGRKPHKCSVCGKNFAFRAELARHHRIHTGEKPYGCSQCGRNFRQRVHLVKHQSIHTGELFQCPECGKGYSQRDTLVRHQRTHRMLPASSEGGKS is encoded by the exons ATGAAGATGATAGAGCAAAAATATGCTAGCAGTGAACCTAAAGGGGGACCAGAAGGAGCAACAAAGCCTATCAGAGCAGTTTATTCTGAATATACGACTAAGCAGTCAGGATGTGGAGCATCCGAAGACGGCAAAGGGGGACCCGGCAAGAGGAGGCAAGAGCGCTGGGAAGCCCAGTGGCAGCAGTTCCTGAGGACCCTGCAGCCCCTTCACCCAGAATGCAGAAGCCCCCCAGAGACACCTGAGTCTGCCCCCTGGGAAGACGCCAAGGCCTTCCTGGCCTCCTTTGAGCAAGTGGCCAAAGCCTGCCGCTGGCCCAGAGGAGAGTGGGCGGCCCGGCTCCTGCCTGCGCTAAGTGGGGAAGCAGACGAGGCCTTCCAGAGCCTGGAAGCCGGAGACAGAGAGGATTATGGGAAGGTGAAGGCGGCCATCTTGCGAGGGGCCGCCCTGAGGACGGAGGCCGAGCGCCAACACTTccggcagttctgctgccagcagGTGGAGGACCCCCGGAGGATCCACCTGCAGCTTCAGGATCTCTGccatcagtggctgaagccggagagACGCagcaaggagcagatcctggagttgctggtcctggagcagttcctggccagCCTCCCGCCAGAGCTGCAGAGCTGGATCAGAGCAGGAGGACCAGAGTCGTGTTCGCAGGCTGTGGCCCTGGCGGAGGAGTTTCTGATGGGCAGCCAGCAAGACTTGGACGAGGCTGCAGAGTGGCAG GATGCATGCATGGATTCCGTGGATTCAGAGGAGGTACGATCGGATGTTGCCCAAGGACGGATCTACAGAGATGGGGAGATCAGTTTGCTAG gTGAACAAGACAGGTGCTGGATGAAGATGGAGAAATCCCAGTTGGGAGAGAATTCGCCGAAAGAAATGCACAGGGAGTTAGCGGGAGAATTCCGTCAGGATATTTCGGCTGTGACACCTGGAATTCCTGAGCAGAAAAATAATTCCAAAGGACAACAGGAGAAGCAGCTGGTGAAGAGAGAAACACAATGCAGTGGCCTCTCAGGAGTTATTGCAGTCTCTGTTAGTGAAACCTCAGCAGTGGCCACAGACAGTGGAAAGACCTGCAGGAGAAAATATAAGTCAGAGAAGCCTTTTGAGTGCCCCACATCAGCGAGAGACAGCCAGTCGGTATGTTGCCTTGAGAAACTACAGGGAATACTTAGGGGGGAGAAACAAAATACATTGCCTGCATGTGGGGAAAATTTATGTGGGAGAGAGGAGTTTGTTGGACACCAGGACAGCCGCACAGAAGAGAGCTCCCACGAATGCCCAGAAGATGAGAAACGCTTCAGACATAGACATCGGAACAATAATTCAGGAAGGAAACCCCACAAATGTTCTGTTTGCGGGAAAAACTTCGCCTTCAGAGCAGAGTTAGCAAGACATCATAGAATTCATACGGGAGAGAAACCATACGGGTGTTCTCAGTGTGGGAGAAACTTCCGGCAGAGAGTGCACTTAGTTAAGCACCAGAGCATCCATACTGGGGAGCTGTTCCAATGCCCTGAATGTGGGAAGGGCTATTCCCAGAGAGATACGTTGGTAAGACACCAGAGAACTCACAGGATGCTCCCTGCGTCCTCTGAGGGTGGGAAGAGTTGA
- the LOC117042771 gene encoding zinc finger and SCAN domain-containing protein 32-like: MEPQTVRPEREGGLGEDNKPSSMAQSDCVREQPGWRASRESKQEPCNGMQQRWEAQWQEFLTTLQSPSMTENPLSLEGATWDDAKAFLASFEQVAIACQWPREEWAARLLPALSGEAKQAFVALEAGDRKDYGKVKAAILRGDAIKMEVQRQHFRKFRYQQVEDPRRIYLQLQDLCHQWLKPERRSKEQILELLVLEQFLASLPPELQSWIRAGGPESCSQAVALAEEFLMASQQDLAKTAEWQKPLQEGSLKAEETEEQSSSDGLCLPGSGSQGPRDHSNLLPPEGPETAMSGQAKGPMNLEETSHMNEPTPAQPGQRTMFWQVMQEDDRDTESLGKSLLH; the protein is encoded by the exons ATGGAGCCTCAAACTGTGAGACCAGAACGAGAAGGAGGGCTGGGAGAGGATAATAAGCCCTCCAGCATGGCTCAATCGGACTGTGTGAGGGAGCAGCCAGGATGGAGAGCATCCCGAGAGAGCAAGCAGGAGCCCTGCAACGGGATGCAGCAGCGCTGGGAGGCCCAGTGGCAGGAGTTCCTGACAACGTTGCAATCTCCCTCCATGACTGAGAACCCATTGTCACTGGAGGGTGCTACATGGGACGATGCCAAGGCCTTTCTGGCCTCCTTCGAGCAAGTGGCCATAGCTTGCCAGTGGCCTAGGGAAGAATGGGCAGCCCGGCTCCTGCCTGCGCTGAGCGGGGAAGCCAAACAGGCCTTCGTTGCCCTAGAAGCCGGAGACAGGAAGGACTATGGGAAGGTGAAGGCGGCCATCTTGCGAGGCGACGCTATCAAGATGGAGGTGCAACGCCAGCACTTCAGGAAGTTCCGCTACCAGCAGGTGGAGGACCCCCGGAGGATCTACCTCCAGCTGCAGGATCtctgccaccagtggctgaagccggagagACGCagcaaggagcagatcctggagttgctggtcctggagcagttcctggccagCCTCCCGCCAGAGCTACAGAGCTGGATCCGAGCAGGAGGACCGGAGTCGTGTTCGCAGGCTGTGGCCCTGGCAGAGGAGTTCCTGATGGCCAGCCAGCAAGACTTGGCCAAGACTGCAGAGTGGCAG aagccaCTGCAGGAGGGTTCCCTGAAAGCTGAGGAAACAGAGGAGCAAAGTAGTAGCGACGGTCTCTGTTTGCCTG GCAGTGGAAGCCAAGGTCCAAGAGATCACAGCAACTTGCTTCCTCCTGAAGGACCAGAAACGGCCATGTCGGGTCAGGCTAAG GGGCCAATGAATCTCGAGGAAACTTCACACATGAATGAGCCCACTCCAGCCCAGCCAGGCCAGAGGACCATGTTTTGGCAAGTCATGCAGGAAGACGATAGAGATACAGAATCTTTGGGTAAGTCTCTGCTCCATTAA